The genomic stretch GCGCTCGCTCTGGAAGAAGAGCGCGCGGCCGTCGCCGCTCCAGTGGGGGAGGTCGTCGTCGCCGGGCCAGTCGATGAGCTGGAGGCTCGCACCGCCTGCGGTGGGTCGCAGCCAGAGGTCGCGGCTCGCGGGGCCGCGGTAGCCGCGCCGCCACCACTCGGTCGCGCCGCGCACGTAGGCGATCCACTGACCGTCGGGGCTCAGGCGCGCGGCCCAGGCCTGGTCCTGGATCACGCGGACGGGCCGCCCGCCCGCGCGCGGCACCGCGTAGAGCAGGAACTCGCGGCTCTCGCGGCTGGAGCCGAAGTAGAGCGTCCTGCCGTCGGGGCTCCAGTCGTAGAGCTCGTCGTGGTCGCTGTGGACGGTGAGGCGTTCGGGCACGCCGCCCGCGGCCGGCACGACGAAGAGGTCGGCGTTGCCGTAGCGGTCGCTCGTGAAGGCGATCTCGCGGCCATCCGGCGACCAGCGGGGCTGGGCGTCGTAGGCCACGTGGTCGGTGAGCTGGCGCGCGGGGCCGCCGACGCGGGGCGCGACCCAGAGGTCGCCCTGCCAGGAGAAGGCGAGCTGGCTGCCGTCGGGGCTGAGGGCCGGGTGCCGGGCGCCGAAGGGCTCGAGCGCCCCCGCGGTGGGGGCGAGAGCAAAGAGCGCGAGCGCCAGCAGGGCGCCGCGGGACGCGTGGCGAATCGACATGGGGTCCTCCCTGGCAGGCGGGGGTCAGCGCGAAGCGGGCAGTGTAGCACGGGGGCAGTGCTCACGCATTGCTCAGAAGCCGCGTGCCAGCCGGAGGTGGCTACTGGGTCAACCGCACGCGCAGAGCGGGAAACCGAGCATCTCACAGAGAATTTGTGTAACACAAAGGTGTCACTGCGGACAAACACTTACTCCTCAATGGAAGATCTCAGCAGTTTCCGCTTGCGCCACTGCCGCAAGTATGTGCTAGATCAATACAAGCCGAGGGGGTCTGATATGATCTTGGGGAAGCTGCACCGTCCAAGCGTCCGTTTCTGTTCGATCTTCGCACTTGCCGTCTTTCTGGCGGCCCCGGCTCCAGTCGGGGCCTTTTTGTTTCGAGGCTGCGAGGACACGCCTAGCCTCGAATGCGCATCCGGCGAAGCGCCGGTCTCCGTAGAGGAGTACTATCCGGCCATTTTCGACAGCAATCCAGTCTTCAAGAACCACTTCGACGTCTACGTCTGTTGGAGGCCAGGTACTGCCGAACAACCGGGCGCACCGTACGCACGCTGGAATGTAGCCGATCTCCAGGAGTTCGCGAACTACATCGTCGACCC from bacterium encodes the following:
- a CDS encoding peptidase S41 gives rise to the protein MSIRHASRGALLALALFALAPTAGALEPFGARHPALSPDGSQLAFSWQGDLWVAPRVGGPARQLTDHVAYDAQPRWSPDGREIAFTSDRYGNADLFVVPAAGGVPERLTVHSDHDELYDWSPDGRTLYFGSSRESREFLLYAVPRAGGRPVRVIQDQAWAARLSPDGQWIAYVRGATEWWRRGYRGPASRDLWLRPTAGGASLQLIDWPGDDDLPHWSGDGRALFFQSEREDGVKNLWRQDLAVSAAGLGAAGAPVQISRLADDMGFLSVSRDGRWAAFESEGRLWVLPTAGGTPVSPAIDCPADDKANAVTRRLMAEGATEFAFGPGETQLAFVVEGELYAGLVREGELKDCVRLTETVAREKDLAWLDEKTLLFVSDREGGDDI